Within Caproicibacterium argilliputei, the genomic segment GGCACCGGTCAGAATGCCGACAGTACGGAAACCGGCTATATCATTGTCAAGGATGCCGATGGAAATGAACACGCTTTGCAGGTGACGCGGCAGCAGCCTAAGGTGCAGGGGGTGGTGGTGACTTGCCCCGGCGCGGAGCAGCCCACAGTGCAGCAGGCCATCCTCAACGCCGTTTCCGTTGCGGCGGGGGTCGACAGCACCAGAGTCTGCGTGGTGGCTTCGGGCGGATAGGGCAAAGTTGTCATGCCCTGCCCGTCCGGTGCATAAACTTGATAGAAAACAGATACGTTCCGGACAAGAAAGAAATTCCGGGAAAGTGAATGGAGGAGTACAGCATGAAATTTCAAAAACGTCAGCTGGTACTGGCAGCACTGGTCGTGGCGCTCGGCGCGGCGGTGTACCTGAACTACCGGTTCGCAGACGGAAACCAGCTGCTGGCGGAAGACGCCGCGGCATCGAAGGAACCGGGACAGACACAATTGGTCAATGCGGGCGAAGCCTCACTGTCCTCTGCCGCAAGCACCGCTTCCTCTGCCGTTTCCGCTGCTTCTTCCGGTACGTCTTCCTGTGACGATTACTTTACCGAAGCGCGCCTGACCCGCCAGAAAGCCCGCGACAGTGCGGCGCAGCTGCTGGAAAAAACCATTTCCAGCGCAAATTCCAGCGATGCTGCCAAAAAAGAGGCGGTGCAGCAGACCGCAACACTTGCGCAGGAGCAGATGAAGGAAAATAATGCGGAAAACATCATCAAAGCCAAGGGCTTTTCCGACTGTGTGGTCTTTCTGCAGAACGGAGAGTGCAGTGTGGTGGTAAAAGAGGGCAGCACCAATATGGAAAACGCCGCGCTGATTGTGAAAGACGCCGTTTCCGGGCAGACAGGCGTGCCTTACGACAAAATCAAAGTGGTCGAGAAGAAAGCATCCTGAAATTCTTGCGCTTTCCGTATTTTCCTTGCGTGCGGCCGGTATTTCGTGGTATACTGTTGCCAGTGGAGTTTGAAAAAAGAACAAAGCAGAACGAGCAATAAAAATCCTCCGCTTCGGAGGATTTTTTATTTTGGAGGTTTTCTATGAAACGACATGACGCACGCAGGCAGGCATTCTTCCTGCTTTTTGAACAGAGTCTGCATGGTGGCACCGTTGCGGAACTGATTGATTATGCAGACGAAGCGGGCTCTTTTCAGGAAGAGGACGAAGAACAGAAGCAGGTGCCGGCTCCAGTGGATGAATTTGCACAGCGGACAGCCTCCGGCGCGGAGGCGCACTGCGCCGAACTGGACGAGATTATCGGTCGGTACGCACGCGGCTGGTCGGTGCGCCGGATTTCCAAGGTGTGCCTGGCACTGCTGCGGCTCGCACTGTATGAAATGAAGTGGGAAGCGGACATTCCGGTCAGCGTTTCCATCAATGAAGCTGTCGAGCTTGCCAAGCAGTACGGCGGCGCGGATGACGCATCCTTCCTGAATGGAATTCTGGGTGCCGCCGCAAAGGAGCTGCAGACAGATGGCTGACATCTTTGCACTGGATACCAGTAACTATACCACCAGCACGGCACTGTTTCGGGACGGCGAAATTTTTCAGCAGAAACAGCTGCTGCCGGTCAGAAAGGGAGAACTGGGTCTGCGGCAGAGCGATGCGGTGTTCCATCATGTGCAGCAGCTGCCGGAACTGACGGAAGCGCTGTTTGCGCAGACCAGCCGCAGTACGCTGCAGGCAGTGGGATGCTCCTCCCGCCCGCGCACGCTGCCCGGCAGCTATATGCCGTGTTTTACGGTTGGCCACGGGGCGGCGCGCCTGCTGGCGGCGGTGCACGGTGTGCCTTTGTACACGTTTTCCCATCAGCAGGGACACATCGCGGCGGCACTTTGGTCCGCGCAGCGGCTGGATTTATTTGAAAAACCGTTTCTTGCCTTTCATGTTTCCGGCGGAACCACCGAAGCGGTCCTGGCAGCGCCGGCTGCGGATGAGCCGTTTCACGTCCGGCTGCTGGCGCAGTCGCTGGACTTAAAAGGTGGACAGGCGGTGGACCGTGTCGGCAGGCTTCTGGGATTACCGTTCCCCGCCGGCCCGGAGTTGGAAAAGCTGGCGGCACAGTCCGATGCTGCGTTTCGCATCCGCCCGTCGATGAAGGGTGCGGACTGTTCTCTTTCCGGAATTGAAAATCAATGCGCACGGCAGAAAGCAGAGGGGGTGCCGCCGCAGGATATTGCGAAATACTGCCTTTGCAGCCTGCTGGCAGCTTTAGACGCGATGGCGGCGGCATTGCTGCGAGAACACCCCGGTTTGCCGCTTGTTTTTGCGGGCGGCGTGATGTCGAACCGGTTTATCCGAACCGCACTGACGGAAAAATACGGCGCCTGTTTTGCAGAGCCTGCTTTTTCTGCGGACAATGCGGCGGGCATTGCTGTGCTGACGGCGCGCAGGGAGGGACTGCTGTGAAACAGAATGCGGTGCTGACGGTCACACAGCTTAACCGGTATGTCAAATCTCTGCTGGAGGGGGACGCGAGGCTCAACTGCGTATATATTACCGGCGAAATCAGCAATTTTACAGACCACTACCGTTCCGGACATTTGTACTTTTCTTTAAAAGATGAAACGTGCGCCGTGAAAGCGGTGATGTTTGCGTCTGCCGCGCGCCGACTGCGGTTTGCACCGGAGAACGGTATGAAGGTTTTGGTGCGCGGCAGGGTTTCCGCATACGAAGTGTCAGGACAGTATCAGCTTTATGCGGAGGAAATGCAGCCGGTCGGTGCGGGTGAGCGTGCGGTTGCGCTGGAGCAGCTGAAAGAAAAATTGCGCAGGGAGGGCTTGTTTGAGCAGGCACGAAAGCGTGCGCTGCCGCAGTTTCCCAAACGAGTGGGCGCCATCACGTCGGCAACCGGTGCGGTGATTCATGATATTCAAAATGTTCTTACGCGGCGGTGGCCGTTGGCGGAGCTGGTGCTGCTGCCGGTCGCGGTGCAGGGGGCGCAGGCGGTGCCGCAGCTTGTGCAGGCACTGCAGACCTTTAACCGGAAGCAGTGCGCGGATGTGCTGATCATCGGCCGCGGCGGCGGCAGCGCCGAGGATTTGTGGGCATTTAATGAGGAACTGGTTGTGCGCGCGGTAGCGGCCTCTCAGATTCCGATTATTTCCGCGGTCGGGCATGAAACGGACGTAACACTGACGGATTTTGCCGCGGATTTGCGCGCGCCGACGCCCAGCGCCGCGGCGGAACTGGCGGTGCCGGATCGGGCGGAACTGATGGAGTCGCTTCTGCAGACGGCGGTACAGCTGCGGCTGGGGGTGGAGCAGCGTCTTAATGACGAGCGTATGCAGCTGGATTTGCTTGCCCAGTCGCTGCAGGAGGGACTGGAAACCCCCGCACAGCTCTGCAGGCAGGAGCTTTCTGTGCTTGCCGGACGACTGGAGGATTTAAGCCCTCTCAAGGTGCTTAAGCGCGGTTACTCCATGGTGACGGACGCGGGCGGCGGCGTTTTAACCAATCCGCACGCGGTTATGGTTGGCGAGCAGGTGCAGGTGCGTATGGACAAAGGGACGCTTTTTTGCACGGTAGACGAAAAGGAGGACCTTCATGAATAAGAAAATGACGTTTGAGCAGGCAATGGACAAGCTTGCGCAGACAGTTACAAAATTGGAAAACGGCAGCGCGCCGCTGGAGGAAACCATGAAGCTGTATCAGGAAGGCACCCAGCTAACTGCATTCTGCTACCAAAAGCTGCAGGAAGCGGAGCTGAAAATGAAAACCATCACTGCTGGCAAGGATGGCGCACCAGAGGAACCGTGATGGAACGAACGGTAAAGTGCCGGAAGCTGGACATGGAAACTTACCCCCCGCAAAGCACACTTCGATTATTTTTGCTCTCTGGCGTATCCGTACGCAGGAATGACGGTCAACGTGGACGCCACGGAACTTTGGACCAAAGCGAAAGCGACGGGGGAGTCGTTTTTTCTGCATTTGCTGTATGCGATCGGAAACGCGGCGAATGCCGTGCCCGCTTTTTGCCGGCGGATTGTGCAGCCTGTGCTGCGCCCGGCGGATTCCAACC encodes:
- a CDS encoding tRNA (adenosine(37)-N6)-threonylcarbamoyltransferase complex transferase subunit TsaD, with product MADIFALDTSNYTTSTALFRDGEIFQQKQLLPVRKGELGLRQSDAVFHHVQQLPELTEALFAQTSRSTLQAVGCSSRPRTLPGSYMPCFTVGHGAARLLAAVHGVPLYTFSHQQGHIAAALWSAQRLDLFEKPFLAFHVSGGTTEAVLAAPAADEPFHVRLLAQSLDLKGGQAVDRVGRLLGLPFPAGPELEKLAAQSDAAFRIRPSMKGADCSLSGIENQCARQKAEGVPPQDIAKYCLCSLLAALDAMAAALLREHPGLPLVFAGGVMSNRFIRTALTEKYGACFAEPAFSADNAAGIAVLTARREGLL
- a CDS encoding SpoIIIAH-like family protein — encoded protein: MKFQKRQLVLAALVVALGAAVYLNYRFADGNQLLAEDAAASKEPGQTQLVNAGEASLSSAASTASSAVSAASSGTSSCDDYFTEARLTRQKARDSAAQLLEKTISSANSSDAAKKEAVQQTATLAQEQMKENNAENIIKAKGFSDCVVFLQNGECSVVVKEGSTNMENAALIVKDAVSGQTGVPYDKIKVVEKKAS
- the xseB gene encoding exodeoxyribonuclease VII small subunit gives rise to the protein MNKKMTFEQAMDKLAQTVTKLENGSAPLEETMKLYQEGTQLTAFCYQKLQEAELKMKTITAGKDGAPEEP
- the nusB gene encoding transcription antitermination factor NusB → MKRHDARRQAFFLLFEQSLHGGTVAELIDYADEAGSFQEEDEEQKQVPAPVDEFAQRTASGAEAHCAELDEIIGRYARGWSVRRISKVCLALLRLALYEMKWEADIPVSVSINEAVELAKQYGGADDASFLNGILGAAAKELQTDG
- the xseA gene encoding exodeoxyribonuclease VII large subunit, translated to MKQNAVLTVTQLNRYVKSLLEGDARLNCVYITGEISNFTDHYRSGHLYFSLKDETCAVKAVMFASAARRLRFAPENGMKVLVRGRVSAYEVSGQYQLYAEEMQPVGAGERAVALEQLKEKLRREGLFEQARKRALPQFPKRVGAITSATGAVIHDIQNVLTRRWPLAELVLLPVAVQGAQAVPQLVQALQTFNRKQCADVLIIGRGGGSAEDLWAFNEELVVRAVAASQIPIISAVGHETDVTLTDFAADLRAPTPSAAAELAVPDRAELMESLLQTAVQLRLGVEQRLNDERMQLDLLAQSLQEGLETPAQLCRQELSVLAGRLEDLSPLKVLKRGYSMVTDAGGGVLTNPHAVMVGEQVQVRMDKGTLFCTVDEKEDLHE